From the Salvelinus namaycush isolate Seneca unplaced genomic scaffold, SaNama_1.0 Scaffold68, whole genome shotgun sequence genome, the window tttattttactggactgatggtacctgcatctgaaGGTCAACGAGGTCAAATCACGACGTCAGTGATATTCAGATcgaaaagtcggagctctagaaataTACCTGAGTTTCcaacttggaattctgagttggatgaccgttcaaaactatttttcccaaccgcctctcacggtccctgatctctccttcctttccttcggtgagactgaccagagaggggGGACATTGTCTTTCACCTGATGGTGAAACTTGAGGCGCACCGTATCTGCCTCATGCACacattcatgttgttcctatgaccagagaaagttaaatattccttAATATTAAAATCGACacgacgagctgctaataataataaaacgcagggctactcattcattgcagctgcagcacGAGCAAAAGTACGGAGAAGTGCGTTTTGTAAAAGAGTTTAATATAAACAGTAACAGTGCTGAATataaacttaaacatgaactcactcataaaaacagcagctctttgctgtattcgttgacagtctctctggggtcatggttttaaaagttattaaATCTTACGTAGGCTAGTAGCCTATTAAACCTGGCTGTGACCAGGGTCATGGAAGCTCTGTAGCCacggtgatttgagctatccgaACAGTAGGTTCAACGTACCGGCAACAGCCCAACACAATTTTTAAAAAGGAGCACAAGCCTTTATAGTtggttggcttttctacagaaatatttggtgatcgactaggaatgccttgaagattgACCGGTTGGCGACCACTGCTGTAAAGCATCTGCTTCTACTTTGTTGTTTATGTCATATATTTGAagatactgagtgtacaaaacattatgaacacctgctttttccacgaCATAGATtgacaaggtgaatccaggtgaaagcaatgatcctttattgatgtcacttgttaaatacacttcagtcggtgtagatgaaggggaggagacgggtttaatagggatgcaccgatatgacatttttggccgatacccatatccgatattttccttgccaaacaacccgataccgatatccgatattttccttgccaaacaacccgatatccgatattttccttgccaaacaacccgatatccgatattttccttgccaaacaactcgatatctgatattttccttgccaaacaacccgatatctgatattttccttgccaaacaacccgatatctgatattttccttgccaaacaactcgatatctgatattttccttgccaaacaacccgatatctgatattttccttgccaaagaacccgatatccgatattttccttgccaaacaactcgatatctgatattttccttgccaaacaacccgatatccgatattttccttgccaaacaacccgatatccgatattttccttgccaaacaacccgatatccgatattttccttgccaaacaactcgatatctgatattttccttgccaaacaacccgatatctgatattttcttTGGCAAACAacccgataccgatatccaatttTTTCTTTGCCAAACAACCCGATACCGATTACCGATATTAAAAATTTTAGCAGCCTtctaagcattctagtacagttaaatagttgaaacacacacacacactgaccgaaaagttattttgttggcgtttacgtatgtccccattaccattaaaacatatttattttactAACTTGCTGCCAGGCTCACCGAtttgtttcaagaactgcaacgctgctgggtttttcatgctcaacagtttcccgtgtgtctcaagaatggtccaccacccaaaggacatattgactacttgacaactgtgggaatcataggagtcagcatctctgtggaacgctttcgacaccttgaagAGTCAATGCCTTGACGagttgaggctgttttgagggcaaaaagggaggggacactcaatattaggagggtgttcttaatgttttgtacactcagtgtatgtttgttGCTTTCTGTAATGACATATATGTTAATGCTTTATATAATGTATTTtatctattgatatataatgttgatatattttaatgctttatataatgtatataatctattaatatataatgttgatatagtttaatgctttatataatgtatctaatctattgatatataatgttgatatattttaatgctttatgtaatgtatgtaatctattgatatataatgttgatatagtttaatgctttatgtaatgtatgtaatctattaatatataatgttgatatattttaatgctttatataatgtatgtaatctattgatatataatgttgatatattttATAATGTAGTTACATGGTGATTCATTATGTTTTCCAGAATCTCCAACCAAActcagtctctccagagatcagtCTCTCCAGTTCCCAGTCatctgtccatgaagagtgacttctCTATGCATCAGCCCATTTATTTTAGTGATGGATCAGGGACCTTTGACCCCAGGTAAGTTACTGGTAAGAAATTAAGATATTACTGTTGAAGAGGAGAATCTTCAGGATCTGAAACCAGATGTATTTTGTGTATCTGAGTATATACTGTAAATCATCTGCTTCTAATTTGTTGTTTATgtcatatatacactgagtgtacaaaacattatgaacacctgctttttccacgacatagactaaccaggtgaatccaggtgaaatctatgaacctttattgatgtctcttgttaaatccacttcaatcagtgccaggcgcaccgatttgtgtcaagaactgcaacgctgctgggtttttcatgctcaacagtttcctgtgtctcaagaatggtccaccacccaaaggacatccagacaacttgacacaactgtgggaatcataggagtcaacatgggtcagcatctcTGTAGAACGATTTCAACACCTTGAAGTGTCCATACCTTGATGAGTTGAGGCTGTTTTGAAGGCAAAATAGGGGGGAAGGGGGTTGCAGCTCAGTATTAGgagggtgttcttaatgttttataccCTCAGTATATATCTATTGCTTTATTTAATGGCATatattttaatgttttatataatgtatataatctgttgatatattttaatgctttatgtaatgtgtatataatctattgatatataatgttgatatatttATAATGTAGTTTCATGGTGATTCATTATGTTTTCCAGAATCTCCAACCAAActcagtctctccagagatcagtCTCTCCAGTACCCAGTCatctgtccatgaagagtgacttctCTATGCATCATCCCATTTATTTTAGTGATGGATCAGGGACCTTTGACCCCAGGTAAGTTACTGGTCAGAAATGAAGATATTACTGTTGAAGAGGAGAATCTTCAGGATCTGAAACCAGATGTATTTTGTGTATCTGAATATATACTGTAAATGATCTGCTTATAATGTGTTGTTTATGTCATATATtttaatacactgagtgtacaaaacattatgaacacctgctttttccatgacatagactgaccaggtgaattcaggtgaagctatgatcccttattgatgttacttgttaaatccacttctatcagtgtagatgaaggggaggagacaggttaaataattattGTTAAGcaatgagacaattgagacatggattgtgtgtgtgtgccattcagagggtgaatgagcaaatCAAACTattgaagtgtctttgaacggggtagttGGTCTGAGGCACACCGGTCTGTGAAGAATCTAACATTCTAGTAATGGCTCTGTGGACATGTTATTCATTCCAGAGGCTTCTACCACACTCAGACAGCACAGTATACTGTTCccatctgtctgtctatgaacagtgACTTCTCCATGGATCGTCCTGTTAATTCCAGTGGTGCTGGATCAGTTACCTTTGACCGAAGGTACGTcaccacatttttgttgttgttgtaatgtgtaatttgagaatgttcaagatgtctctctctctcctttatctctgtagtggatggtctactctgttagaggatcagtatctctctctctcctttatctctgtggtggatggtctactctgttagacgatcagtatctctccctctcctttatctctgtggtggatggtctactctgttagaggatcagtatctctctctcctttatctctgtagtggatggtctactctgttagaggatcagtatctctctctcctttatctctgtagtggatggtctactctgttacaggatcagtatctctctctcctttatctctgtagtggatggtctactctgttacaggatcagtatctctctctcctttatctctgtagtggatggtctactctgttacaggatcagtatctctctctcctttatctctgtagtggatggtctactctgttacaggatcagtatctctctctcctttatctctgtagtggatggtctactctgttagaggatcagtatctctctctctcctttatctctgtagtggatggtctactctgttagaggatcagtgtctctctctctcctttatctctgtagtggatggtctactctgttagaggatcagtatctctctctcctttatctctgtagtggatggtctactctgctagaggatcagtatctctctctcctttatctctgtagtggatggtctactctgttagaggatcagtatctctctctcctttatctctgtagtggatggtctactctgttagaggatcagtatctctctcctttatctctgtagtggatggtctactctgttagaggatcagtatctctctctctcctttatctctgtagtggatggtctactctgttagaggatcagtatctctctctcctttatctctgtagtggatggtctactctgttagaggatcagtatctctctcctttatctctgtagtggatggtctactctgttagaggatcagtatctctctcctttatctctgtagtggatggtctactctgttagaggatcagtatctctctcctttatctctgtagtggatggtctactctgttagaggatcagtatctctctcctttatctctgtagtggatggtctactctgttagaggatcagtatctctctcctttatctctgtagtggatggtctactctgttagaggatcagtatctctctatcctttatctctgtagtggatggtctactctgttagaggatcagtatctctctatcctttatctctgtagtggatggtctactctgttagaggatcagtatctctctctcctttatctctgtagtggatggtctactctgttagaggatcagtatctctctatcctttatctctgtagtggatggtctactctgttagaggatcagtatctctctcctttatctctgtagtggatggtctactctgttagaggatcagtatctctctctctcctttatctctgtagtggatggtctattctgttagaggatcagtatctctccctctcctttatctctgtagtggatggtctactctgttagaggatcagtatctctctctcctttatctctgtagtggatggtctactctgttagaggatcagtctctctctctcctttatctctgtagtggatggtctactctgttagaggatcagtatctctctcctttatctctgtagtggatggtctactctgttagaggatcagtatctctctcctttatctctgtagtggatggtctactctgttagggGATCAGTATCtcactctcctttatctctgtagtggatggtctactctgttagaggatcagtatctcactctcctttatctctgtagtggatggtctactctgttagaggatcagtatctctctctcctttatctctgtagtggatggtctactctgttagaggatcagtatctctccctctcctttatctctgtagtggatggtctactctgttagaggatcagtatctctctctcctttatctctgtagtggatggtctactctgttagaggatcagtatctctctctcctttatctctgtagtggatggtctacacTGTttgaggatcagtatctctctctcctttatctctgtagtggatggtctattctgttagaggatcagtatctctctctcctttatctctgtagttgatggtctactctgttagaggatcagtatctctctctcctttatctctgtagtggatggtctactctgctaGAGGATCAGTCCAGGTGTGCAGTGTGTCAGCAGGTTCTGAGGGATCCAGTCTCTATCACCTGTGGACACAGGTTCTGCAGACAGTGCATCACCAGATACTGGGAGAAACCTGCTCCTTCAGGAGACTATGACTGTCCTCAGTGTAGAAAGAGATCCAGGACACGTCCTCTACTACAGCACCTGACTGAACCCAATGATGCAAGAGGCTCTGAAAACCATAAAGACAGTCTGCAGAGAGCCATAGAAAACCATAAAGACAGTCTGAAAAGGAGGTATGAATGTGTGATAGAAGGCATGGAAACAGCAGGGAACCAAACTCCCCTCAACAGGatttacacagagctctacatcacagaaggagagagtgaaggggtTAACAATGAACATGAGGTGTGGCAGCTAGAGACAGCGTCCAGGACACCAACCTCACATGACACAGCAATCCACTGCAATGACATCTTTAAACCCTTACCTGGCCAAGAGAGAAgcatcagaactgtgctgaccaAGGGCATCGCTGGCATCGGAAAAactgtctctgtgcagaagttcatccTAGACTGGGCTGAAGGGAAGGCAAACCAAGATGTGGACATCATATTTGTGCTTCCTTTCCGGGAGCTGAACTTGATCAAAGATCTCCAGTACAGTCTTCTCAGACTTTTAAATGACTTCCACACAgaactagacatagacaatgcAGAGAAACTCACTGCCTGTAAAGCtatgttcatctttgatggtttGGATGAAAGCAGACTTCCATTGGATTTCCAGCACAACGAAACAGTGTCTGATGTCACCCAGACATCATCTgttgatgttctgctgacaaacctcatcaaggggaatctgcttccctctgctctcctatGGATAACCTCCCGACCAGCAGCAACCAATCAGATCCCCCCtaagtgtgttgaccaggtgacagaggtacgagggttcaatgacccacagaaggaggagtacttcaggaagagattcagtgatgaggaactggccagcagaatcatctcacacataaagacatcaaggagcctccacatcatgtgccacatgccagtcttctgttggatttctgcaatagtCCTTGAATACATGTTGAGTacagacaagaggagagagatgcccacgactctgactgagatgtccATACACTTCCTGCTCATTCAGACCAGCCTGAAGAACCAGAAGTATCATGGAAGAGATGAGATGGATCAAGAGGAGCTCATGGAGTCAGATAAGGAAATTATTCTGAAGCTGGGGAAGCTGGCGTTTGAAAATCTGGAGAAGGGTAATCTCAtgttctatgaagaagacctgaaagaggttggccttgatgtcaatgaagcctcagtgtactcaggagtgTGCACACAAATCTTTAAAGAAGAGTCTGTGTTATTTCAGAGAgtggtgtactgctttgttcatctgagcattcaggagtttctctCAGCTGTCTACATGTACCACTGTTACACAACCAGGAACATGGATGCACTGAAGCCCTTCCTCAAGAGAAAGTCTAGAGGTGCGTTTGAAGAGCTAACCTTGGATGAGCTGCTGAAGAGTACCGTGGATAAAGCCTTGGAGAGTAAGAATGGACACCTGGACCTTTTTGTCCGCTTCCTTCATGGCAtgtcactggagtccaatcagaaacTCCTACGAGGTCTGGTGACACAGACAGAAAGCAGTCCAGAGAGGGTCCAGAAAACAATCCGATCCCTTAAGGTGATGCAGAGGAAGAACATCTCCCCTGAGAGGTGCATCAATCTCTTCCACTGTCTGATAGAGATGAAAGACCATTCAGTACAGGAGGAAATCCAAGCGTACTTGAGGTCAGAGAACAGATCCAAAAGCCTCTCCCTTGCTCACTGCTCAGCGCTGGCCTACATCCTGCAGATATCAGAGGAGGTTCTGGAGGTGTT encodes:
- the LOC120042418 gene encoding NLR family CARD domain-containing protein 3-like, with translation MKSDQSMNQPIFFREGDFSTEQRISNQTQSLQRSVSPVPSHLSMKSDFSMERPIYFSDGSGTFDPRISNQTQSLQRSVSPVPSHLSMKSDFSMHQPIYFSDGSGTFDPRISNQTQSLQRSVSPVPSHLSMKSDFSMHHPIYFSDGSGTFDPRGFYHTQTAQYTVPICLSMNSDFSMDRPVNSSGAGSVTFDRSYLCSGWSTLLEDQSRCAVCQQVLRDPVSITCGHRFCRQCITRYWEKPAPSGDYDCPQCRKRSRTRPLLQHLTEPNDARGSENHKDSLQRAIENHKDSLKRRYECVIEGMETAGNQTPLNRIYTELYITEGESEGVNNEHEVWQLETASRTPTSHDTAIHCNDIFKPLPGQERSIRTVLTKGIAGIGKTVSVQKFILDWAEGKANQDVDIIFVLPFRELNLIKDLQYSLLRLLNDFHTELDIDNAEKLTACKAMFIFDGLDESRLPLDFQHNETVSDVTQTSSVDVLLTNLIKGNLLPSALLWITSRPAATNQIPPKCVDQVTEVRGFNDPQKEEYFRKRFSDEELASRIISHIKTSRSLHIMCHMPVFCWISAIVLEYMLSTDKRREMPTTLTEMSIHFLLIQTSLKNQKYHGRDEMDQEELMESDKEIILKLGKLAFENLEKGNLMFYEEDLKEVGLDVNEASVYSGVCTQIFKEESVLFQRVVYCFVHLSIQEFLSAVYMYHCYTTRNMDALKPFLKRKSRGAFEELTLDELLKSTVDKALESKNGHLDLFVRFLHGMSLESNQKLLRGLVTQTESSPERVQKTIRSLKVMQRKNISPERCINLFHCLIEMKDHSVQEEIQAYLRSENRSKSLSLAHCSALAYILQISEEVLEVFNLKEYKTSEEGRRRLLPAVRGCRKALLTGCKLTDTSCKVLASVLSSNPSHLRELDLSNNDLKDSGVKLLSAGLGNPHCKLETLRSVSSKIDMKCTVYLLQSTSDTSLSL